Part of the Sphaerochaeta associata genome is shown below.
AGAACATCATGCAGATTTTTGAATACGCACTGACGTGTTTACAAATCAAGGATGTGCATGGCATCACCGGATCGATCAGTGACTACAGCCCGAAACTGCACACCATCGCAGAAGGAGACAGCCTCTTCATCCTGACCATGCCCCCCTACTCTCCCGAGGCCATCCATGTGGCAAGCCAAGCGAAGATGCAAGGGGCAAAGGTGTTTCTTTTCACCGATTCGGCAAACTGCCCCATCTATCCAGATGCAAAAGCGGTGGTGCGTTGTGCGAATAATTCACTGCTGCTCACCAACTCCTATGTGGGAATGATTGCAGTGATCCAAGTATTCATCAACATGCTTTTGCTCTCCAGCAAAGGCAGCCTCATATCCCATATGAAGGAAATCTACCATACAGAACAAGAGGGCTACGCATTCCTGAAAGCCCAGAAGGAAGGTTTACTGTGAAGATATTCATTTCAACCGACATGGAAGGCATTGAAGGCATCAGTTCGTGGAACGAGATGACCACCAAGGAAGCTTGGTGTGCCGGGCTTCTGAAACAGGAACTCACCTATGTAATCTCGACGCTGCTCGCACATGCCGACATCGAGGAAGTCTGCATCTGTGATTCGCACAGCAGAGGGGAGAACCTGCTCTACGGCTCGTTCTCAGATGAGCGGATCACCCATGTGAAAGGCTACCCACGCCGCAACTATATGATGGAAGGCCTGGATGAAAGCTTCGATGCGGTCTTCCTGCTCGGCTACCATGCAAGCATCGGGTCGCTGAACGGCGGCATGGACCACTCCTACAGCTCGTCGTGCATCTATCGGGTGCGCCTGAACGGCAGGGAGGTGGGGGAAGTCGAGATCAACGCCTACTATGCCGGTATGTTCGGCGTCCCTATCGCCCTCATCAGCGGCGATGACATTCTAGAGGCCCAGATGAAGGACTTTCTGAAGGTTCCTTATGTTCGAACCAAGGAAGGAATGGGCCGCTATGCTGCAAAAATGTACAGCCCCGAACGGGTGAAGCAGACGTTTGAAACGCAGGTGCAGGCCTTCCTTACACAAAAAGAGTTCGAAGTGAAACGATTGGACGGTGAGGTTACGTTGGAAGTAGACCTGGCCACCACGGTCATAGCAGACGCGGTTTCCATCGTCCCGGGCATCAAACGTCTCGATGGAAGAACGGTGCAGTATACCAGCAGCAGGTATGAAGACATCTTTCATATGATCCTGACCATTGCCATGCTTGGTGGCAAATTCGCCCAGTATACATAAGATGAACCCGCGTTTGAGAGAGGAAGAGGTATGGGAAAGTATATAGTACGACGCTTGCTCATGATGATACCGGTGCTCCTTGGAGTCACCTTCATAGTATTTTTCATCATGTCCCTGACGCCCGGCGATCCGGCCGCCATCATTCTGGGA
Proteins encoded:
- a CDS encoding MurR/RpiR family transcriptional regulator, encoding MIRERIRENLGSMSPSFQEIGRWLLDNYDAIGFSSVHDLSKTIGVSNASLVRYTQALGFKGYKQFREAVQEEVKTKLHPDSEVTLNELDLLPVKKQLQRLSENEINNLSKTLKDISVQSLLEMVEGVFASNRIFISGFGVSKNIMQIFEYALTCLQIKDVHGITGSISDYSPKLHTIAEGDSLFILTMPPYSPEAIHVASQAKMQGAKVFLFTDSANCPIYPDAKAVVRCANNSLLLTNSYVGMIAVIQVFINMLLLSSKGSLISHMKEIYHTEQEGYAFLKAQKEGLL
- a CDS encoding M55 family metallopeptidase; amino-acid sequence: MKIFISTDMEGIEGISSWNEMTTKEAWCAGLLKQELTYVISTLLAHADIEEVCICDSHSRGENLLYGSFSDERITHVKGYPRRNYMMEGLDESFDAVFLLGYHASIGSLNGGMDHSYSSSCIYRVRLNGREVGEVEINAYYAGMFGVPIALISGDDILEAQMKDFLKVPYVRTKEGMGRYAAKMYSPERVKQTFETQVQAFLTQKEFEVKRLDGEVTLEVDLATTVIADAVSIVPGIKRLDGRTVQYTSSRYEDIFHMILTIAMLGGKFAQYT